The sequence TTTTAAAAATGGTTCCCAACCCTTGCCGGAAAAGCTCCCTAAAGTCCAAAATATAATTTTGGACATATCCTTGGAATTTATCACCATTATAAAAGACATAACAGCCGTAAAAAATTGTCCTACTGCAACACCCGAAAGCAGAAGGTTATCTACCGGTATTTTATTTTTAACTCGTGAAATAAAATAAACCAAAAAAGCCGCGGCAATCGCTCCTATAAATGCTCCAATGGAGACAGAAGACATTCCCAGCAAACTAAAATCAATCTTCGCCACTATGGTTATAGCGGCTCCCAGAGCCGCCCCTGAAGATATTCCTATGATATAGGGATCCGCCATGGGATTTTTAAATATTCCCTGAAACGCCGCTCCCGATATTGAAAGGGCTGCCCCCACGATAACTCCCAAAAGTACTCTGGGGAGCCTTATATTGAGAATAATAATTTTGGAAGAATCAGATATATCCGATGTATCTATATTATCACCCAATACAGGAATTTCTGATAAAATTATCCTCACAGTATCTACAACTTTAATATTTGCACTTCCCATTGTGGAAAAAACAGCAATTAAAAGAATAAGTAATATAAACATTAATAATATAATTTTCCCGTAATTCTTTCTATTCATCTTAAGTCTCATAATATACCTGCTTTATTTATTATTTGAAAAGTTCCGGATGTATTGATTTTGCTATTAATTCAAGGGCATCTATTATTCTCGGACCAGGTCTTGAAACTATATCCGGATCTAAAAGATAAATTCTGTCATTTTTAACTGCATTTATATCCTCATACCCAGGTCTTTTCCTAATGGAATCAGTGGTTTTTTCTTTACTGTCCTTTGAAACCAAATACACATCAGGGTTTCTTTCAACAAGTTGCTCTAAATCAAATTGAGGATATCCTTCCGCTGCGTCTCCCGCGATATTTTTCCCCCCAGCCAAGTTTATCAGTTCGTCCATAAATGAACCCGGACCTGCAGCCATCAAAGGGTCATACCATATTTCATAAAAGGTACTTATTTTTTTCGCATTTTTAACCTTTTCCACTACAGCATCTTTTCTTTTTTCCATCGAAGATACAATCTCCTTGGCTTTTTCTTCAGTATTTGTTATTTTACCTATATCAACAATAGTATCCTCAATTTGCGATACGTTTTCCGGTTCATAGGACACTAAAGCTATTTTAGCTTCTCTCATCTTATTATT is a genomic window of Acidilutibacter cellobiosedens containing:
- a CDS encoding FecCD family ABC transporter permease, which codes for MRLKMNRKNYGKIILLMFILLILLIAVFSTMGSANIKVVDTVRIILSEIPVLGDNIDTSDISDSSKIIILNIRLPRVLLGVIVGAALSISGAAFQGIFKNPMADPYIIGISSGAALGAAITIVAKIDFSLLGMSSVSIGAFIGAIAAAFLVYFISRVKNKIPVDNLLLSGVAVGQFFTAVMSFIMVINSKDMSKIIFWTLGSFSGKGWEPFLKTSPPVIIFMIILTFFAKDLNIILTGEEAAQSLGVEVEKTKIYILVICAFITSSVVSVCGIIGFVGLIIPHIVRLIVGPDHRILLPSSALVGGMFMIFADTVARTVISPTEIPVGIITAMFGGPFFIYLLRKRKKTV
- a CDS encoding ABC transporter substrate-binding protein, with protein sequence MKKNGIKSLFLIFMTIVLIFSFGTGCTKQDAENEKGNSESEEKTNKEVNYPLDITDQFGNKVTIEKEPKRIVSLAPSHTEILFALGLGEKIAGVTDFCNYPKEALSKEKVGSYQNINLEKIISLEPDLVIQYGQGNEETNNKMREAKIALVSYEPENVSQIEDTIVDIGKITNTEEKAKEIVSSMEKRKDAVVEKVKNAKKISTFYEIWYDPLMAAGPGSFMDELINLAGGKNIAGDAAEGYPQFDLEQLVERNPDVYLVSKDSKEKTTDSIRKRPGYEDINAVKNDRIYLLDPDIVSRPGPRIIDALELIAKSIHPELFK